The following proteins are encoded in a genomic region of Parabacteroides pacaensis:
- a CDS encoding glycoside hydrolase family 88 protein — protein sequence MKKIILFLFLLSFYSLSAQKKGEYSNYKIDGYRPIWFDLGQKSEYGSKYSGGLGTYTVKHNPMAIYSPETNKTYFVFGGTIDKNERYLLCMIGCYDHATGKVCKPTVVYDKQGVDDPHDNPALLIDKKGYLWVYVAGRGNHRPGFIYKSEKPYDISKFESTGFKDIMAYPQPRLVEGEGHFLFFTRYDGVRRLFYRTSPDGLHWSDYRQIASIIPEGETKSGHYQITGQYGNKLVTTFNRHKNGDCDTRTNMYYLQTTDFGKTWTLADGTPVKLPIVDKDSPCWVIDVESKGQNLYIKDVNFDEKGNAIVLYLTSYGYLPGPLHGPREWFVAHWTGKEWVQHPITTSTHNYDSGSLYVEGNLWRVIAPTAPGPQRWGTGGEVESWISTNAGKTWKKEHVYTKDSPRNHSYMRRPVNATDPFYTYWADGNPDCLSISNFYFANSKGIVYRLPYNMKAEWETPEVVDYTSNLLPENVQNNAHLFEKNYIKKIMIKVANWQLAHPRHKQTDWTNGAFYAGIYAAWETTGAKKLYDAMTAVGNDSTRWQPGKRWFHADDIAISQMYIDLYRREKRPEMLKGTIDALARFKKEPYPTSGKNDIIKWWWCDALFMAPPTLVKLGMVTNDNSYLEYSDKCFKECYDLLYNKKEHLFARDLGYVIKGEKEDRREANGKLIFWGRGNGWVMGGLVRILKELPADYPQRSFYEQLFKEMAARIVSLQQPDGLWRASLLDPASYPGGEVSGSGFLCYALAWGFNSGLLKDELYLNAAKKAWIGLNRCVNAEGRIGWVQPIGADPRKNFSADSWEVYGTGAFLLAASEVIRM from the coding sequence ATGAAAAAAATAATACTGTTTCTTTTTTTATTAAGCTTTTATTCTCTTTCTGCGCAGAAGAAAGGTGAATATAGTAATTATAAAATAGATGGGTATCGACCTATATGGTTCGATTTGGGACAGAAGTCTGAATATGGCTCTAAATATTCAGGAGGACTGGGTACTTATACGGTAAAGCACAACCCGATGGCGATTTATTCTCCGGAAACAAATAAAACATACTTTGTTTTTGGAGGCACTATTGATAAAAATGAAAGATATTTGCTTTGTATGATAGGCTGTTATGACCATGCAACCGGGAAAGTGTGTAAACCTACCGTAGTTTATGATAAGCAGGGAGTGGACGACCCTCATGATAATCCCGCTTTATTAATTGACAAAAAAGGTTATTTGTGGGTTTATGTAGCTGGCCGGGGAAACCATCGTCCTGGATTTATTTACAAAAGTGAAAAGCCATACGACATTTCGAAGTTTGAATCGACCGGTTTTAAGGATATTATGGCATATCCGCAACCTCGCCTAGTAGAAGGCGAAGGACATTTCTTATTTTTTACTCGTTATGATGGTGTTCGCCGGTTATTTTATAGAACTTCGCCAGATGGATTGCATTGGAGTGATTATCGCCAGATTGCATCTATTATTCCCGAAGGGGAAACAAAGTCGGGACATTACCAAATTACCGGACAATATGGAAATAAATTGGTGACGACTTTTAATCGTCATAAAAATGGCGACTGCGACACACGTACCAATATGTATTATTTGCAAACAACGGATTTTGGTAAAACCTGGACATTGGCCGATGGTACTCCCGTAAAATTGCCGATTGTTGATAAAGACAGCCCTTGCTGGGTTATAGATGTTGAATCAAAAGGTCAAAATTTGTACATCAAGGATGTCAATTTTGATGAGAAAGGAAATGCAATCGTGCTGTATTTAACCAGCTACGGATATTTGCCCGGTCCTTTACATGGACCTCGGGAATGGTTTGTCGCTCATTGGACGGGGAAAGAATGGGTACAGCATCCCATTACTACCTCAACGCACAATTATGACTCCGGCAGTCTTTATGTGGAAGGAAATCTTTGGAGAGTTATAGCTCCTACAGCACCCGGACCACAGCGGTGGGGTACAGGCGGAGAAGTGGAATCATGGATAAGTACAAATGCCGGTAAAACATGGAAGAAAGAGCACGTGTATACGAAAGATAGTCCGAGGAATCATTCTTATATGCGTCGTCCGGTAAATGCAACAGATCCCTTTTATACGTATTGGGCAGATGGAAATCCGGACTGTTTGAGTATCTCAAACTTTTATTTTGCCAATTCGAAAGGAATTGTTTATCGTTTGCCTTACAATATGAAGGCGGAATGGGAAACGCCGGAAGTAGTAGATTATACTTCTAATTTGTTGCCGGAGAATGTTCAAAATAATGCTCATCTTTTTGAGAAGAATTATATTAAAAAGATAATGATAAAAGTTGCAAACTGGCAATTAGCACATCCGCGCCATAAGCAAACAGATTGGACGAATGGCGCTTTTTATGCCGGAATATATGCTGCCTGGGAAACTACAGGTGCTAAAAAACTATACGATGCAATGACAGCAGTGGGCAATGATTCTACTCGTTGGCAACCGGGAAAACGTTGGTTTCATGCAGACGATATCGCCATCAGTCAAATGTACATTGATCTGTATCGTCGAGAAAAACGTCCTGAGATGCTGAAAGGAACAATTGATGCTTTGGCTCGTTTTAAGAAGGAACCTTATCCGACTTCCGGCAAAAATGACATAATAAAGTGGTGGTGGTGTGATGCGTTATTTATGGCTCCCCCTACTTTGGTAAAGTTAGGAATGGTAACAAATGATAATTCTTATCTGGAATATAGCGACAAATGTTTTAAGGAGTGTTATGACCTGTTGTACAATAAGAAAGAACACTTGTTTGCTCGTGACCTAGGGTATGTTATCAAAGGAGAAAAGGAGGACAGACGAGAAGCTAATGGCAAATTAATTTTTTGGGGACGTGGTAATGGTTGGGTTATGGGAGGTTTAGTCAGAATATTAAAGGAATTGCCAGCCGACTATCCGCAGCGAAGTTTTTACGAACAATTATTTAAGGAAATGGCTGCTCGCATTGTTTCTTTGCAACAACCCGATGGTTTATGGCGGGCAAGCCTTCTTGATCCGGCTTCTTATCCGGGAGGAGAGGTGAGTGGATCCGGCTTTTTGTGTTATGCTTTGGCATGGGGCTTTAATAGCGGGTTGTTAAAGGATGAGTTGTATTTGAATGCGGCTAAAAAAGCATGGATTGGTCTGAATAGATGTGTGAATGCAGAAGGTCGTATTGGTTGGGTTCAGCCTATTGGTGCAGACCCGAGAAAAAACTTTTCAGCCGATAGTTGGGAAGTATACGGCACTGGTGCCTTTTTATTAGCAGCAAGTGAAGTGATACGGATGTAG
- a CDS encoding glycoside hydrolase family 28 protein: MLKQLFCLGLILCNVGTGASISRTEINLRDYGAKGNGKTFNTKAFNDAIQACAAQGGGTVVVPAGIFLTGTVLLQSHVNLFLEKDAIIKGVSKLEEYRSYIPTKEIEKYDNADKYNWNRALILGVDVEDVTISGQGIIDDDHVLDPNGEENMRGPHTILFGESRNITLSDITILHAANYAFMAYDIENATFQHLTMKEGWDGIHIRGGKNILIRNSEFYTGDDAIAGGYWENMTITDCHINSSCNGIRMIMPATNLTIAHCTFQGPGAFPHRTSKERRRTNMLSAVLLQPGGWGNTPGRVDNVFIHDLTIDRVDNPLMFLLNQNNECGTIKVEHVQATRIARSASSVESWKGGTFQHIVFRDITIEYAGHNDPSLPTIRAGQPHVDARVLPCWGWFFHNVKQLTCENVHLSYTGTEIRPAFLLDNVTTATFRQVECREVQGVEPMLLQNCGELKNVAIKQFK; encoded by the coding sequence ATGCTAAAGCAGTTGTTCTGTCTGGGCCTTATTTTATGTAACGTCGGAACCGGAGCATCCATCTCTCGTACGGAAATAAACCTGCGCGACTACGGCGCAAAAGGAAACGGAAAAACATTCAATACAAAAGCCTTCAATGATGCTATCCAAGCCTGCGCGGCACAAGGAGGAGGAACAGTCGTAGTGCCTGCCGGTATATTTCTGACCGGTACTGTCCTCCTACAAAGCCACGTCAACCTCTTTCTTGAAAAAGACGCCATTATCAAAGGCGTGTCGAAGCTAGAAGAATATAGGTCCTATATCCCTACTAAAGAAATAGAAAAATACGATAATGCCGATAAATATAACTGGAACAGGGCGCTGATACTGGGCGTAGACGTGGAAGATGTCACCATCTCCGGCCAGGGAATAATCGATGATGATCATGTTCTCGACCCGAACGGCGAAGAGAATATGCGAGGTCCGCACACCATCCTCTTCGGCGAATCCCGCAATATCACCCTGTCGGACATCACCATCCTGCACGCTGCCAATTACGCTTTTATGGCCTATGACATAGAAAACGCGACCTTCCAACATCTCACGATGAAAGAAGGCTGGGACGGTATTCACATCCGCGGCGGGAAAAACATACTCATACGTAACTCCGAGTTCTATACCGGCGACGATGCAATAGCCGGCGGATACTGGGAAAATATGACCATAACCGATTGCCACATCAATTCCTCGTGTAACGGCATCCGTATGATAATGCCCGCCACAAACCTTACCATTGCCCACTGCACCTTTCAAGGCCCCGGAGCATTCCCGCACCGTACCTCGAAAGAACGGCGACGAACCAACATGCTATCGGCCGTCTTGCTACAACCCGGCGGTTGGGGAAATACTCCGGGACGGGTAGATAATGTCTTCATCCACGATTTGACGATAGACCGGGTAGACAATCCGCTAATGTTCCTCCTTAATCAAAACAACGAATGCGGTACGATAAAAGTAGAACACGTCCAGGCTACCCGCATAGCCCGCTCCGCCTCATCCGTCGAAAGCTGGAAAGGAGGAACCTTTCAACACATCGTGTTTCGTGACATCACCATCGAATATGCAGGCCACAACGACCCGTCGCTCCCCACCATCCGAGCCGGCCAACCGCATGTCGACGCACGCGTGCTGCCCTGCTGGGGTTGGTTCTTCCACAACGTGAAACAACTCACTTGCGAGAATGTACACCTCTCTTATACCGGCACGGAAATCCGCCCCGCTTTCCTTCTCGACAATGTGACAACCGCTACTTTCCGTCAAGTAGAATGCCGCGAAGTGCAGGGAGTGGAACCGATGCTTTTGCAAAACTGCGGCGAACTAAAAAACGTTGCAATCAAACAATTCAAATAA
- a CDS encoding 6-bladed beta-propeller, producing the protein MMRFFLGKSKKIRDIKILILGGCILCGCSQFKRPSFEPQDITNVVKESVNEENTKVIKVQEPVEQIKASELIEEFVYLPLETSDESLFAYCNNLIFYKDHIYLLDHVTAEAVFIFDKQGKLEKKLGEKGGAPHEFAMLKGMAIDKNKDQLLLYDNRKRKMLYFTLDGEFIKSEKVNFRFCGQYGMLPSGNMVAATSKSDFNYHLNELTDYRLLYTDTVGLIKKTAYKYDDNEHLPLAYSEIFFCEDEMLYYPPFKNQICSVTDTVVNVKYQMDYDGFMPIDANRITEFGNDEDFGAYSSSTTWLKSAAENTKTLFFTTHNKRKNFYTFYDKKSGNMRSFTTLIFDTNVAFNLSPMYSYKDYFVGVANSELLISLRNYLVNNGCEIPENIASFLNQVKEDDNLALVMFKVKEL; encoded by the coding sequence ATGATGAGATTTTTTTTGGGTAAAAGTAAGAAGATAAGGGATATAAAAATCCTTATATTAGGGGGATGTATTCTTTGCGGATGCAGTCAATTCAAACGTCCAAGTTTTGAGCCTCAGGATATAACGAATGTAGTAAAAGAAAGTGTTAACGAAGAAAACACGAAAGTAATAAAAGTACAGGAACCTGTTGAACAAATAAAAGCCTCTGAGCTAATAGAGGAATTTGTATATCTCCCTTTAGAAACTTCCGATGAATCTTTATTTGCTTATTGTAACAATCTTATTTTTTATAAAGACCATATTTATCTGTTGGATCATGTCACTGCAGAAGCTGTTTTTATTTTTGATAAACAAGGAAAATTAGAGAAAAAATTGGGTGAAAAAGGAGGTGCACCTCATGAATTTGCTATGTTAAAAGGCATGGCAATTGATAAAAATAAAGATCAATTGCTTCTCTATGATAACAGAAAACGAAAAATGTTATATTTTACTTTAGACGGAGAATTTATAAAAAGTGAAAAGGTAAATTTCCGGTTTTGCGGCCAATATGGAATGTTACCGTCCGGGAATATGGTTGCAGCAACGAGTAAAAGTGATTTTAATTATCATTTGAATGAATTGACGGATTATCGTTTATTGTATACGGATACAGTAGGATTAATAAAAAAGACTGCATATAAATATGACGATAATGAACATTTACCGTTAGCTTATTCCGAAATATTTTTTTGTGAAGATGAGATGTTGTATTATCCTCCTTTTAAAAATCAGATATGTAGCGTAACAGATACCGTGGTAAACGTAAAGTATCAAATGGATTATGATGGCTTTATGCCGATAGATGCAAACCGGATCACTGAATTTGGAAATGATGAAGATTTTGGAGCTTATAGCTCTAGCACTACTTGGTTAAAAAGTGCAGCAGAAAATACTAAAACCTTGTTCTTTACTACCCATAACAAAAGAAAGAATTTTTATACGTTTTATGATAAAAAGAGTGGGAACATGAGAAGTTTTACAACTTTGATATTCGATACGAATGTTGCATTTAACTTATCTCCTATGTATAGTTACAAAGATTATTTTGTAGGAGTTGCCAATTCCGAATTATTAATTAGTCTTCGGAATTATCTTGTTAATAACGGATGCGAAATTCCCGAAAATATAGCTAGCTTTTTAAATCAGGTAAAAGAAGATGATAATTTGGCATTGGTAATGTTTAAAGTTAAAGAATTATGA
- a CDS encoding DUF1573 domain-containing protein has product MKIIKWVGLIILTLGITFIFYVLNRDLPDENQQFLQDREWSFKREIKLQYRMRNEKIDTFSFFNCNDSMFLSLSDRLASNKQLVLFVPEEFCEECVTREYDNLRKLPADLQPYIMVVSAFSSIRNVKMWIQSKKIIYPVYNSKQLYQFELLNKSKQVALFVLDSTLLPQHLFLPSTLMPEMTLEYYDFIKSLFPNKDEKEFPTQKNTKVEANDYKKFLGDVTLNQTVTTTFELKNIGDCPLVIHKVNTACGCTVVQWDQHPVEKDKVASVTVKFTGQQAGFFAKKIFVFCNVEKNPIQLLISGKVK; this is encoded by the coding sequence ATGAAAATAATAAAGTGGGTCGGACTTATTATATTAACACTCGGAATAACATTTATTTTTTATGTCTTAAATCGAGATTTACCGGATGAAAATCAACAGTTTTTGCAAGATAGAGAGTGGTCGTTTAAAAGAGAGATAAAATTGCAATATAGGATGAGAAATGAAAAGATAGATACTTTTTCTTTCTTTAATTGTAATGATTCTATGTTTTTATCTTTATCTGATAGATTGGCATCTAATAAGCAGTTAGTATTATTTGTCCCGGAAGAGTTCTGTGAGGAATGTGTAACCCGAGAATACGATAATTTAAGAAAACTTCCTGCTGATCTCCAACCTTATATCATGGTAGTTTCCGCATTTTCTAGCATACGGAATGTAAAGATGTGGATTCAAAGCAAAAAAATTATTTATCCTGTATATAATAGTAAACAGTTGTATCAGTTTGAACTGTTGAATAAATCCAAACAAGTAGCTTTATTTGTTTTAGACTCGACTTTGTTACCCCAGCATTTATTTCTTCCTTCTACTTTAATGCCGGAAATGACTTTAGAGTATTATGACTTTATAAAATCTTTGTTCCCCAATAAGGATGAAAAAGAATTTCCTACTCAAAAAAATACGAAAGTAGAAGCAAATGATTATAAGAAATTTTTAGGTGACGTAACTTTAAATCAAACTGTAACTACTACCTTTGAATTGAAAAATATAGGAGACTGTCCTTTGGTTATCCATAAGGTAAATACTGCTTGCGGATGTACGGTGGTACAATGGGACCAACATCCAGTGGAAAAGGATAAGGTAGCTTCAGTTACAGTGAAGTTCACAGGACAACAGGCAGGCTTTTTTGCAAAAAAGATTTTTGTTTTTTGTAATGTTGAAAAGAATCCTATTCAATTACTTATTTCCGGAAAAGTTAAGTAA
- a CDS encoding 6-bladed beta-propeller, protein MKYISGLIVGTVLFLVIGCRHTPKEGLVENSSQAVIIKPDYSKWSVVDISPYLDTIKYVKLEFTDQSMIGEISKIEAYKDRLYILDMNTSSLFVFTMDGKYLFKIHSVGSGPQEYTQLDFLSIDKEQQNIVLTDLMGYWIMRYDMEGNFLSRQKIPFWVEGVGLLPGKKIALYANYRNNKEYLDKEYNLICIDSLNNILKVYYPYDSSWLENYPISVSRGEFYDYQDICNFYSLYNDTIFRLSSKGLQPRYIFDMQGKSFNQAYFKKPADEFVKYMKESKFYYLTNVFETKEILSFTMDYGFDAWVGYYSKKSGKIINAAYYQNKKQYFMHINRGVYDPWFISVVPIEALLTLKENYSHHSSEGIAQKEILSLLDTLKEEDNPVLMMYKFKDF, encoded by the coding sequence ATGAAATATATAAGTGGTTTGATAGTTGGCACCGTTCTATTTTTAGTAATAGGATGCCGGCATACACCCAAAGAAGGGTTGGTGGAAAATTCTTCCCAAGCTGTGATAATTAAGCCTGACTATTCCAAATGGTCTGTAGTAGATATTTCTCCGTATTTAGACACGATTAAATATGTAAAACTGGAATTTACGGATCAATCTATGATAGGCGAGATTAGTAAGATAGAGGCTTATAAAGATCGTTTATATATTTTGGATATGAATACTTCCTCTTTATTTGTATTTACTATGGATGGAAAATATCTTTTTAAGATCCATAGTGTGGGTTCGGGGCCGCAGGAGTATACTCAATTAGATTTTTTATCTATCGACAAAGAACAACAGAATATTGTTTTAACAGACTTGATGGGCTATTGGATCATGCGGTATGATATGGAAGGTAATTTTTTATCTAGACAAAAAATACCTTTTTGGGTAGAAGGAGTTGGACTGTTACCTGGGAAAAAGATTGCTTTGTATGCAAACTATCGGAATAATAAAGAATATCTGGATAAAGAGTATAATTTAATATGTATTGACTCTTTGAATAATATATTAAAAGTGTATTATCCTTATGACTCGTCTTGGTTAGAAAATTACCCTATTTCTGTGAGCCGCGGCGAATTTTATGATTATCAAGATATATGTAATTTTTATAGTTTATATAATGATACAATATTTAGGCTATCTTCGAAAGGTTTACAGCCCCGTTATATTTTTGATATGCAGGGAAAATCTTTCAATCAAGCTTATTTTAAAAAGCCGGCAGACGAATTTGTTAAATATATGAAGGAGTCAAAATTTTATTACCTAACCAATGTTTTTGAAACAAAGGAAATATTGTCTTTTACCATGGATTATGGATTCGATGCATGGGTGGGATATTACAGCAAAAAAAGTGGTAAAATAATTAATGCGGCTTACTATCAGAATAAAAAGCAATATTTTATGCATATAAATAGAGGAGTTTATGATCCTTGGTTTATTTCAGTGGTTCCTATAGAAGCTTTACTTACTTTAAAAGAGAATTATTCCCATCACTCTTCTGAAGGAATAGCACAAAAAGAAATATTGTCGTTATTAGATACTTTGAAAGAAGAAGATAATCCGGTACTAATGATGTATAAGTTTAAAGACTTTTAA
- a CDS encoding helix-turn-helix transcriptional regulator, producing MEPMNNKVIWLVKTFSVEEIIKERIGIIIRGALFYAEKGEKERLFLDKVNKIIYGKEHSYTINWNELYPLMNRGYNDFIVHLQKRDWNLKEREVQLCCLLFLKLRASEIASLLNYSIYTIYKWTALIRKKINIKTQEDIASFLSRTFSEEKGL from the coding sequence ATGGAACCAATGAATAATAAAGTAATTTGGCTTGTTAAAACATTTAGTGTAGAAGAGATCATTAAGGAAAGAATTGGTATAATAATTCGTGGTGCTCTTTTCTATGCTGAAAAAGGAGAAAAAGAAAGGCTTTTTTTAGATAAGGTCAATAAGATTATTTATGGAAAAGAACATTCTTATACTATTAATTGGAATGAGCTTTATCCGTTAATGAATAGGGGGTATAATGATTTCATTGTTCATTTGCAGAAACGAGATTGGAATTTAAAGGAAAGAGAGGTGCAATTGTGCTGTCTTTTATTTTTGAAGCTCAGAGCTTCAGAGATAGCTTCTTTATTAAATTATAGTATTTATACTATCTATAAATGGACTGCGTTAATACGTAAAAAAATTAATATAAAGACTCAGGAAGATATAGCTTCTTTTTTATCCCGTACTTTTTCGGAAGAAAAAGGATTATAA
- a CDS encoding 6-bladed beta-propeller has protein sequence MREKNYLFYEKQKMRYKYCLIVNLAFFLLGGCGESKENKQACENRKVTYIQVKSDWKIKDGVKISTFVKNATFVPLELTNESLLREIGKVERHGDYIYVIESFRPKAIYQFTSAGKYIRKIACLGQGPEDFTELSDICVNEENGHIYVYDNGRTLIMEFTPEGKLVKTIHTGYYAESFQYKDGLFYMYSYSPVYGSSLYKIYITDQEGKKVKEYIPSKKISIGFETSGYTKTSQDILCHESMNDTVYSVSKDQLQLKYIFDFGEFTMPEEAKREYIHILIEDRNWEKRKPFLENYILGVREVWETDNWILFSCVKKYVTFYGLYNKKTSHLEMQPAFSDDMYYLYQMNVVSQQGNCFIAVADANALSYRVNEDIPQRMKKGKIDSQKGKKIMKRIQQILPEGEEEINPVLIFYELK, from the coding sequence ATGAGAGAAAAGAATTACTTATTTTACGAAAAGCAAAAGATGAGATATAAGTATTGTTTAATAGTAAATTTAGCATTTTTCTTGTTAGGAGGATGTGGCGAAAGTAAAGAAAACAAGCAGGCGTGTGAAAATCGGAAAGTAACTTATATCCAAGTTAAATCAGATTGGAAAATTAAAGATGGAGTAAAAATTTCAACTTTCGTAAAAAATGCTACGTTTGTCCCGTTAGAATTGACCAACGAGAGTCTGTTACGAGAAATAGGAAAAGTAGAACGTCATGGAGATTATATTTATGTAATAGAAAGCTTTAGACCGAAAGCTATATATCAGTTTACTTCTGCAGGAAAATATATACGTAAAATAGCATGTTTAGGGCAAGGACCGGAAGACTTTACAGAGTTATCAGATATTTGTGTTAATGAGGAGAACGGGCATATTTATGTTTATGATAATGGTCGTACATTAATTATGGAATTTACTCCAGAAGGAAAGTTGGTTAAAACTATTCATACGGGGTATTATGCTGAATCTTTTCAATATAAAGATGGACTATTTTATATGTATAGTTATTCGCCAGTTTATGGTAGTTCCTTATATAAAATATATATTACCGACCAAGAGGGTAAAAAAGTGAAAGAGTATATCCCTTCTAAAAAAATAAGTATTGGTTTTGAAACATCGGGATATACTAAAACCTCTCAAGATATTTTATGCCACGAATCTATGAATGATACTGTTTATTCTGTCTCCAAAGATCAACTTCAACTAAAGTATATTTTTGATTTCGGTGAATTTACAATGCCAGAGGAAGCAAAACGAGAATATATTCACATATTAATAGAAGATAGGAATTGGGAAAAACGAAAACCATTTTTAGAAAATTATATTTTAGGTGTCCGGGAAGTTTGGGAAACGGATAATTGGATATTATTTTCTTGTGTGAAGAAATATGTGACGTTTTATGGGTTATATAACAAAAAAACTAGCCATTTAGAAATGCAGCCTGCTTTTTCTGATGATATGTATTATTTATATCAAATGAATGTGGTTAGTCAGCAAGGAAATTGTTTTATTGCCGTTGCCGACGCAAATGCTCTTAGTTATAGGGTAAATGAAGATATTCCTCAAAGAATGAAAAAAGGCAAGATTGATTCACAGAAAGGTAAGAAAATTATGAAGAGAATTCAACAAATACTTCCTGAAGGAGAAGAAGAAATAAATCCTGTGCTTATATTTTATGAACTTAAATAA
- a CDS encoding FecR family protein — MLWRTSSIAAILILIGYTTYWMIGRDRPVQFHQLASHTSINIETVKNVQLTLSEEKTITLDGKEPIVQYSDSGEVVISPKKETSVKETKEKEPIEAIGVNTITVPLGKRSLLTLSDGSKMWINSGTTVAFPAIFEKNKREIYVNGEIYIEVVPDKTRPFYVNTKDMNIRVIGTTFNVTAYETEKQQAVILVEGSVQVHAGKNTKAKLEPDQRFFYQEGKGVVKKVDVQNYISWKNGFYQYSSERIETIITRLSRYYGIKITCEEEVKKYTCSGKLDLTDDITDVLHIITQTAPIKYEQIDKEYILKQKH, encoded by the coding sequence ATGTTATGGCGCACTAGTTCCATTGCAGCTATATTGATATTAATAGGTTATACAACTTACTGGATGATAGGAAGAGACAGACCTGTACAATTTCACCAATTAGCTTCTCATACATCAATAAATATCGAGACAGTAAAAAATGTTCAACTCACTCTATCTGAAGAAAAAACAATTACTCTTGACGGAAAAGAACCGATTGTACAATACAGTGATTCAGGAGAAGTAGTAATTAGTCCTAAAAAAGAAACATCTGTAAAAGAAACAAAAGAAAAAGAGCCCATCGAAGCCATAGGAGTTAACACCATTACAGTTCCATTGGGAAAACGTTCGTTACTTACACTATCCGACGGATCTAAGATGTGGATAAATTCCGGGACCACAGTAGCATTTCCAGCTATATTTGAAAAAAACAAACGTGAAATCTACGTAAACGGAGAAATTTATATAGAAGTGGTTCCCGATAAGACACGTCCTTTTTACGTTAATACCAAAGATATGAATATCCGGGTAATAGGTACAACCTTTAATGTAACAGCTTACGAGACAGAAAAACAACAAGCTGTTATTTTGGTAGAAGGTTCCGTACAGGTTCATGCCGGTAAAAATACAAAAGCCAAATTAGAGCCGGATCAACGCTTTTTTTATCAAGAAGGAAAAGGAGTGGTAAAAAAAGTAGATGTACAAAATTATATTTCTTGGAAAAATGGGTTCTATCAATATAGCAGCGAACGTATCGAGACAATTATAACCCGTCTTTCCCGCTATTACGGAATAAAAATAACATGCGAAGAAGAAGTAAAAAAGTATACTTGTTCAGGCAAATTAGATTTAACCGACGATATCACAGATGTTTTACACATCATTACTCAAACAGCTCCCATAAAATACGAACAAATCGATAAGGAATATATTTTAAAACAAAAACACTAA